A section of the Streptomyces sp. CG1 genome encodes:
- a CDS encoding mechanosensitive ion channel family protein, whose protein sequence is MENVLRPMIVIGGSVLLTLAIGWVTDRLLRKADERHRDTPLWGLLRRGGVPYQLLLCAALLRGSYGRAKLLEGHQAGTGRMLTLVLIGSAAWLVIRIAGAILETTYSRYARAHRDAARVRRVRTQVELIMRVVSAIVSVVAIAAMLLTFPTMRTAGASLLASAGILGIVAGVAAQSTLANLFAGLQIAFGDMVRIGDTVVVDSQWGTVEEITLTFLTVRTWDERRFTMPVSYFTSKPFENWSRGTPQMTGTVFWHLDHSAPVEAMREKLRDILRDIPAWDGRAHGLVVTDSTPSTIQVRALMTAKDADDIWAVRVAVREQMLTWLVAEHSYALPRVNTAEAVLPPQHLPSPDGTRLRTDDGLPESVSFRAPRRR, encoded by the coding sequence ATGGAGAATGTACTCCGGCCCATGATCGTGATCGGCGGCTCGGTGCTGCTCACCCTGGCCATCGGCTGGGTCACCGACCGGTTGCTGCGCAAGGCCGACGAACGCCACCGCGACACACCGTTGTGGGGGCTGCTGCGCCGCGGTGGCGTCCCCTACCAGCTCCTGCTGTGCGCCGCCCTGCTGCGCGGGTCGTACGGCCGGGCGAAGCTGCTGGAGGGGCACCAGGCCGGTACCGGCCGGATGCTGACGCTGGTGCTGATCGGCTCCGCCGCCTGGCTGGTGATCCGGATCGCCGGGGCGATCCTCGAGACCACCTACAGCCGCTACGCCCGGGCGCATCGGGACGCGGCCCGGGTGCGCAGGGTGCGCACCCAGGTGGAGCTGATCATGCGGGTGGTGTCCGCGATCGTCAGCGTCGTGGCGATCGCCGCCATGCTGCTGACCTTCCCGACGATGCGCACGGCCGGCGCCTCACTGCTGGCCTCGGCGGGCATCCTCGGCATCGTCGCCGGCGTCGCCGCCCAGTCGACCCTGGCCAATCTGTTCGCCGGGCTGCAGATCGCCTTCGGTGACATGGTGCGCATCGGCGACACGGTCGTCGTGGACAGCCAGTGGGGCACGGTCGAGGAGATCACCCTGACCTTTCTGACGGTACGGACCTGGGACGAGCGCCGGTTCACCATGCCGGTGTCCTACTTCACCTCCAAACCCTTCGAGAACTGGTCGCGGGGCACCCCGCAGATGACGGGCACCGTCTTCTGGCACCTCGACCACAGCGCGCCCGTCGAGGCCATGCGCGAGAAGCTGCGCGACATCCTGCGCGACATCCCGGCCTGGGACGGCCGCGCCCACGGCCTGGTGGTGACGGACAGCACGCCGAGCACCATCCAGGTGCGGGCCCTGATGACCGCGAAGGACGCCGACGACATCTGGGCGGTACGGGTCGCGGTCCGCGAGCAGATGCTCACCTGGCTGGTGGCGGAGCACTCCTACGCGCTCCCCCGCGTCAACACCGCCGAGGCGGTGCTCCCGCCGCAGCACCTCCCGTCCCCCGACGGCACCCGCCTGCGTACGGACGACGGGCTCCCGGAGTCCGTCAGTTTCCGCGCTCCGCGCCGCCGTTGA
- a CDS encoding SDR family NAD(P)-dependent oxidoreductase: protein MTRNIVISGGGTGIGLATARAFAADGDRVLLLGRRAEVLEKAGVPGALTHAADLSEPAQVRGAARFVAAELGTVDVLVHGAGGAGYLEPSPETEDPLDRVAHNWTVNFRQNVLTAALLTEALKDRLAEPGGRVLFISSIAAYRGSGTGAYAAAKAGLHPYAHDLARELGPRGITVNVVAPGYIEDTEFFGDTMDEARRARLIADTVTGRAGIPGDVAATLHWLASPGAGHVTSQVIQVNGGAERGN, encoded by the coding sequence ATGACTCGCAACATCGTGATCAGTGGTGGCGGTACGGGGATCGGGCTGGCGACGGCACGGGCGTTCGCGGCGGACGGGGACCGGGTGCTGTTGCTCGGGCGGCGCGCGGAGGTGCTGGAGAAGGCCGGGGTGCCCGGGGCGCTGACCCACGCGGCGGACCTGTCCGAGCCCGCGCAGGTGCGCGGGGCGGCCCGGTTCGTCGCGGCGGAGCTGGGCACCGTGGACGTCCTGGTGCACGGTGCCGGCGGCGCCGGGTATCTGGAGCCCTCCCCCGAGACCGAAGACCCGCTGGACCGGGTGGCCCACAACTGGACCGTCAACTTCCGGCAGAACGTCCTGACCGCCGCGCTCCTCACCGAAGCGCTCAAGGACCGGCTCGCCGAGCCCGGCGGCCGGGTGCTCTTCATCAGCTCCATCGCCGCCTACCGGGGTTCGGGCACCGGCGCCTACGCGGCGGCCAAGGCCGGGCTGCATCCGTACGCGCACGACCTGGCCCGGGAGCTGGGCCCGCGCGGCATCACCGTGAACGTGGTCGCGCCGGGGTACATCGAGGACACCGAGTTCTTCGGCGACACCATGGACGAGGCCCGGCGGGCGCGGCTCATCGCCGACACGGTGACCGGCCGCGCCGGCATACCGGGAGACGTGGCCGCGACCCTGCACTGGCTGGCCTCGCCCGGCGCTGGGCACGTCACCTCGCAGGTGATCCAGGTCAACGGCGGCGCGGAGCGCGGAAACTGA
- a CDS encoding Na+/H+ antiporter: protein MDQLALLFILLLGALVSVPVGDRFGVPAPVLMTVFGGVLAVADFVPNVDIPPDLILPGLLPPLLYAAVRRTSWRQFAANIRPIFLLAVALVFVTTVCVAFVANAIVPGLPMAAAVALGALIAPPDPVAATSVAGQLGLPRRLVSILEGEGLFNDVTAIVLYHVAIAAAVSGSFSPWRAGLDLVLSAVVAVAVGLVLGWGANRLMDLLGDPTLQIGMTLLVPYASYVLAEKLHGSGVLAVLTTALFLAEYATDADDVMTRLAGHTFWDIIDTLVTGVAFGLIGLELHNAIRTAEGRWGELLGWAAAVVGVVIVVRLVWLLPATWLTKLLHARQDYDEEIPVSRRETVVMWWSGMRGVASVALALAIPLKTDAGSPFPDRDEIVFIAFGVIIVTLVLQGLTLPWLVKRLGVRADSEREKEFEKDLAVRAAKAAKRRLREIEQVEDLPEELSEQMLRRAFDIGVRISPDMGEAERREAQHQRVKRIKRIRNIQNEMLSAARHEVLAARSEPGADPEIVDRVLRHLDVRSLR from the coding sequence GTGGATCAGTTGGCTCTGCTGTTCATTCTGCTGCTCGGGGCCCTGGTGAGCGTCCCGGTGGGGGACCGGTTCGGGGTGCCGGCGCCGGTGCTGATGACGGTGTTCGGCGGCGTCCTCGCGGTGGCCGACTTCGTGCCCAATGTCGACATCCCGCCGGACCTGATCCTGCCCGGTCTGCTGCCGCCGCTGCTCTACGCCGCGGTACGGCGCACTTCCTGGCGGCAGTTCGCGGCCAACATCCGGCCGATCTTCCTGCTGGCTGTCGCCCTGGTGTTCGTGACGACGGTGTGCGTGGCGTTCGTCGCCAACGCGATCGTGCCGGGGCTGCCGATGGCCGCCGCGGTCGCACTCGGTGCGCTGATCGCCCCGCCCGATCCGGTCGCCGCGACCAGCGTCGCCGGGCAACTCGGGCTGCCGCGCCGACTGGTGTCGATCCTGGAGGGCGAGGGGCTCTTCAACGACGTCACGGCCATCGTGCTGTACCACGTGGCGATCGCCGCGGCCGTGAGCGGCTCGTTCTCACCGTGGCGGGCCGGTCTGGACCTCGTGCTGTCCGCCGTCGTCGCGGTGGCCGTGGGTCTGGTGCTCGGCTGGGGTGCGAACAGGCTGATGGATCTGCTGGGCGATCCGACGCTGCAGATCGGCATGACCCTGCTGGTGCCGTACGCCTCCTACGTCCTCGCGGAGAAGCTGCACGGCTCCGGGGTGCTCGCGGTGCTCACCACGGCGCTCTTCCTCGCCGAGTACGCCACCGACGCCGACGACGTGATGACCCGGCTGGCCGGGCACACCTTCTGGGACATCATCGACACCCTCGTCACGGGCGTCGCCTTCGGGCTGATCGGTCTCGAGCTGCACAACGCGATCCGCACGGCCGAGGGCCGCTGGGGTGAGCTGCTGGGCTGGGCCGCCGCCGTGGTGGGCGTGGTGATCGTCGTACGGCTGGTGTGGCTGCTGCCCGCGACCTGGCTGACCAAGCTGCTGCACGCGCGGCAGGACTACGACGAGGAGATCCCGGTCAGCCGGCGGGAGACCGTCGTGATGTGGTGGTCCGGGATGCGCGGGGTGGCCTCGGTGGCGCTCGCGCTGGCCATCCCGCTGAAGACCGACGCCGGCTCGCCGTTTCCCGACCGGGACGAGATCGTCTTCATCGCCTTCGGGGTCATCATCGTCACGCTGGTCCTGCAGGGGCTGACGCTGCCGTGGCTGGTGAAGCGGCTCGGGGTGCGGGCCGACTCCGAGCGGGAGAAGGAGTTCGAGAAGGACCTGGCCGTGCGGGCCGCGAAGGCCGCCAAGCGCAGACTGCGGGAGATCGAGCAGGTGGAGGACCTGCCCGAGGAGCTGTCCGAGCAGATGCTGCGGCGCGCCTTCGACATCGGGGTCCGGATCAGTCCCGACATGGGCGAGGCGGAGCGGCGGGAGGCGCAGCACCAGCGGGTCAAGAGGATCAAGCGGATCCGCAACATCCAGAACGAGATGCTGAGCGCGGCACGGCACGAGGTGCTGGCGGCCCGGAGCGAGCCGGGGGCGGATCCGGAGATCGTGGACCGGGTGCTCCGGCATCTCGACGTGCGCAGTCTGCGGTGA
- a CDS encoding GNAT family N-acetyltransferase, whose protein sequence is MSVPYSVRIAEDSADREACFAVRKEVFVQEQGVAEDLEYDAYDAVAVHVLAVREDGVPLGTGRLLHGELAAAKTGADPSVGSLGRLAVSREARGLGVGVALVRAIEDAACARGLTAVDLHAQTHALGFYERLGYAPYGPEFPDAGIPHRAMRRAL, encoded by the coding sequence GTGAGCGTGCCGTACAGCGTCCGGATCGCCGAGGACTCCGCCGACCGCGAGGCCTGCTTCGCGGTCCGCAAGGAGGTCTTCGTCCAGGAGCAGGGCGTCGCCGAGGACCTCGAGTACGACGCCTACGACGCGGTCGCCGTGCATGTGCTGGCGGTTCGCGAGGACGGAGTGCCGCTCGGCACCGGACGGTTGCTGCACGGCGAGCTCGCGGCGGCGAAGACCGGCGCGGACCCCTCGGTGGGCTCGCTGGGCCGGCTCGCCGTCTCCCGTGAGGCCCGCGGGCTCGGCGTCGGCGTGGCTCTGGTCCGGGCCATCGAGGACGCGGCATGCGCGCGTGGTCTCACCGCGGTGGACCTGCATGCGCAGACCCACGCCCTGGGCTTCTACGAGCGCCTCGGCTACGCGCCGTACGGCCCGGAGTTCCCGGACGCCGGCATCCCACACCGCGCGATGCGCCGCGCCCTGTAG
- a CDS encoding RluA family pseudouridine synthase, translating to MSTIPEIRTLPVPDGLEGERVDAAISRMFGFSRTKAAELAAAGKVQVDGTVVGKSERVSGGAWLEVEMPQAPAPVQVVAEPVEGMEIVYDDEDVVVIVKPVGVAAHPSPGWSGPTVIGGLAAAGYRISTSGAAERQGIVHRLDVGTSGLMVVAKSERAYTSLKRQFKERTVDKRYHTLVQGHPDPTSGTIDAPIGRHPNHDYKWAVTADGKPSVTHYDLIEAFRAASLLDVKLETGRTHQIRVHMSAHRHPCVGDLTYGADPTLAKRLRLTRQWLHAVRLGFEHPADSQWVEFESEYPEDLQKALDQVREETYA from the coding sequence GTGAGCACGATTCCCGAGATCCGAACCCTGCCCGTGCCCGACGGCCTGGAGGGCGAGCGCGTCGACGCCGCCATCTCCCGCATGTTCGGCTTCTCCCGCACGAAGGCGGCCGAGCTGGCCGCCGCCGGCAAGGTGCAGGTCGACGGCACGGTGGTCGGCAAGTCCGAGCGGGTGAGCGGCGGCGCCTGGCTCGAGGTCGAGATGCCGCAGGCGCCCGCGCCGGTGCAGGTGGTCGCCGAGCCGGTCGAGGGCATGGAGATCGTGTACGACGACGAGGACGTGGTCGTGATCGTAAAGCCGGTCGGCGTGGCCGCGCACCCGTCGCCGGGCTGGAGCGGTCCCACCGTCATCGGCGGCCTCGCCGCCGCCGGGTACCGGATCTCCACCTCCGGCGCCGCCGAGCGCCAGGGCATCGTGCACCGCCTGGACGTCGGCACCTCGGGCCTGATGGTCGTCGCCAAGTCGGAGCGGGCGTACACATCGCTCAAGCGCCAGTTCAAGGAGCGCACGGTCGACAAGCGCTACCACACCCTCGTCCAGGGCCACCCGGACCCGACGAGCGGCACCATCGACGCACCCATCGGCCGCCATCCGAACCACGACTACAAGTGGGCGGTCACGGCCGACGGCAAGCCCTCCGTGACGCACTACGACCTCATCGAGGCGTTCCGCGCCGCCTCCCTGCTGGACGTGAAGCTGGAGACCGGCCGCACCCACCAGATCCGGGTGCACATGTCCGCCCACCGCCACCCCTGCGTCGGCGACCTCACCTACGGCGCCGACCCCACCCTCGCCAAGCGGCTGCGGCTGACCCGCCAGTGGCTGCACGCAGTGCGCCTCGGCTTCGAGCACCCCGCGGACAGCCAGTGGGTGGAGTTCGAGAGCGAGTACCCCGAGGACCTGCAGAAGGCCCTCGACCAGGTCCGCGAGGAGACGTACGCGTGA
- the lspA gene encoding signal peptidase II has product MAEAERIIGTPDTPDDSGEQPAAGASAGSGASAGSGASAPPGVSGAGERRAPADARGSRGRRIALLFAVAAFAYALDLISKTLVVAKLEGRAPIKLIGDWLELNAIRNPGAAFGFGAAFTVIFTLIAAAVIVVIMRLARKLYSYPWAIALGLLLGGALGNLTDRIFRSPGVFEGEVVDFIAPKGFAVFNLADSAIVCGGILIVLLSFRGLDPDGTVHKD; this is encoded by the coding sequence GTGGCAGAGGCGGAGCGCATCATCGGTACGCCGGACACCCCGGACGACAGCGGCGAACAGCCGGCGGCAGGAGCGTCCGCCGGCTCTGGTGCGTCCGCCGGCTCTGGTGCGTCCGCCCCGCCCGGTGTGTCCGGCGCGGGCGAGCGGCGGGCCCCGGCGGACGCGCGAGGCTCCCGCGGGCGACGGATCGCCCTGCTGTTCGCGGTGGCCGCGTTCGCGTACGCCCTCGACCTGATCAGCAAGACGCTCGTGGTCGCCAAGCTGGAGGGCCGCGCGCCGATCAAGCTCATCGGGGACTGGCTGGAGCTGAACGCCATCCGGAACCCGGGCGCGGCCTTCGGCTTCGGCGCGGCCTTCACGGTCATCTTCACCCTGATCGCCGCGGCCGTGATCGTGGTGATCATGCGCCTGGCCCGCAAGCTCTACAGCTACCCGTGGGCCATCGCGCTCGGTCTGCTGCTCGGCGGCGCCCTCGGCAACCTCACCGACCGGATCTTCCGCTCGCCGGGCGTCTTCGAGGGCGAGGTCGTGGACTTCATCGCGCCCAAGGGCTTCGCGGTGTTCAACCTCGCGGACTCGGCGATCGTGTGCGGCGGCATCCTGATCGTGCTGCTGTCCTTCCGGGGCCTCGACCCGGACGGCACGGTCCACAAGGACTGA
- a CDS encoding histone H1-like repetitive region-containing protein encodes MVAKKTAVQQPATGRRRGAAASGAAAARGGEAKAVAGKKKATGGSGAEPTAKRPALREAAVKEPAAGKATAKATEKKPAVKEPAARKTAAKETAAKETAAKKGAAKKTEVREAEAKKTAVKKTEAEETAAKGAKKTGAKKAGAAKTAAKEAPAKKTAAKKTAAKKAPTAKAVGKQAVGSKTVGKRAAGKRAAKGVAEAEKTVVRKPAAKKAGGRKAAAEGVSTETADTSTAKKAGAARAAKQTGATTVVAKKTPGTATAESAVPKARVAAAEPGELAVRPGEDPWTSEEVAEARAELLSEVERLRAEISNSEASLVGLMRDSGDGAGDDQADTGTKNITREHEMALAANAREMLVQNEHALERLDAGTYGLCENCGNPIGKARMLAFPRATLCVECKQKQERRS; translated from the coding sequence ATGGTGGCGAAAAAGACCGCCGTACAGCAGCCGGCGACCGGCCGGCGCAGGGGCGCGGCCGCCTCCGGCGCAGCGGCTGCGCGTGGTGGCGAGGCCAAGGCAGTGGCCGGCAAGAAGAAGGCGACCGGGGGGAGTGGCGCGGAGCCGACCGCGAAGAGGCCGGCGCTTAGAGAGGCGGCCGTGAAGGAGCCCGCCGCCGGGAAGGCGACCGCGAAGGCAACCGAGAAGAAGCCCGCGGTGAAGGAGCCTGCCGCAAGGAAGACGGCCGCCAAGGAGACGGCCGCCAAGGAGACGGCTGCCAAGAAGGGCGCGGCGAAGAAGACCGAGGTCAGGGAGGCCGAGGCAAAGAAGACCGCAGTCAAGAAGACCGAGGCTGAGGAGACGGCCGCCAAGGGCGCCAAGAAGACCGGCGCCAAGAAGGCCGGTGCCGCGAAGACCGCTGCCAAGGAGGCGCCGGCGAAGAAGACCGCAGCAAAGAAGACCGCTGCCAAGAAGGCGCCGACCGCGAAAGCCGTCGGCAAGCAGGCCGTCGGCAGCAAGACCGTTGGCAAGCGGGCCGCCGGGAAGAGGGCGGCGAAGGGGGTGGCGGAGGCGGAGAAGACGGTTGTCAGGAAGCCGGCGGCGAAGAAGGCCGGCGGCAGGAAGGCGGCCGCCGAGGGCGTCTCCACGGAGACGGCCGACACGAGCACGGCCAAGAAAGCGGGCGCGGCGCGGGCCGCGAAGCAGACGGGAGCCACGACAGTGGTTGCGAAGAAGACTCCTGGCACGGCCACGGCGGAGAGTGCCGTTCCCAAGGCGCGGGTCGCCGCGGCGGAACCCGGCGAGCTGGCGGTGCGCCCCGGCGAGGACCCCTGGACCTCGGAAGAGGTCGCCGAGGCCCGTGCCGAACTGCTGTCCGAGGTGGAGCGGCTGCGCGCCGAGATCAGCAACTCCGAGGCCTCCCTCGTGGGCCTGATGCGGGACTCCGGGGACGGTGCGGGAGATGACCAGGCCGACACCGGGACCAAGAACATCACGCGTGAGCACGAGATGGCGCTGGCGGCCAACGCGCGCGAGATGCTGGTCCAGAACGAGCACGCCCTGGAGCGGCTGGACGCGGGCACCTACGGCCTGTGCGAGAACTGCGGCAACCCGATCGGCAAGGCCCGGATGCTGGCTTTCCCCAGGGCCACGCTGTGCGTCGAGTGCAAGCAGAAGCAGGAACGCCGCTCCTGA
- the ileS gene encoding isoleucine--tRNA ligase: protein MTAPTYRQVPAQVDLPALEHAVLDFWREQKIFAKSLEQSEGRPEWVFYEGPPTANGMPGAHHIEARVFKDVFPRFRTMRGYHVARKAGWDCHGLPVELAVEKELGFSGKQDIEAYGIAEFNAKCRESVTRHTDAFAELTTRMGYWVDLDDAYRTMDPEYVESVWWSLKEIFGKGLLVQDHRVAPWCPRCGTGLSDHELAQGYETVVDPSVYVRFPLTSGPLAGEAALLVWTTTPWTLVSNTAVATHPEVTYVVATDGEEKLVVAEQLVAKALGEGWEPTGQTFTGAEMERWTYQRPFELVEFPEPAHYVVNADYVTTEDGTGLVHQSPAFGEDDLKVCRSYGLPVVNPVRPDGTFEEGVPLVGGVFFKKADEQLTEDLLQRGLLFKHLPYEHSYPHCWRCHTALLYYAQPSWYIRTTAIKDRLVQENEKTNWYPETVKHGRYGDWLNNNIDWALSRNRYWGTPLPIWRCEDDHLTCVGSRAELTELSGADQSNLDPHRPYIDEVTFACPQEGCGKTATRVPEVIDAWYDSGSMPFAQWGYPYKNKELFESRYPAQFISEAIDQTRGWFYTLMAVGTLVFDKSSYENVVCLGHILAEDGRKMSKHLGNILQPIPLMDANGADAVRWFMAAGGSPWAARRVGHGTIQEVVRKTLLTYWNTVAFQALYARTSAWAPSAADPAPAERPLIDRWLLSELHALTDQVTQALEAYDTQRAGKLLSAFVDDLSNWYVRRSRRRFWQGDKAALRTLHEVLETVTTLLAPIVPFITERVWQDLIVPVTPGAPESVHLAAWPEADLSAIDPELSKQMVLVRRLVELGRATRAESGVKTRQPLSRALIAASGFEALDPELHTQITEELNVSSLASLSEVGGSLVDTTAKANFRALGKRFGKRVQDVAKAIANADAAALSLALREGTASVEVDGEKVSLAPDEVIITETPREGWSVASDSGATVALDLEITEELRQAGLARDAIRLIQEARKNSGLDVADRIALRWVSTDPAVVAALSEHSELISDEVLATDFGHGEADDSFGEPFTDEGLSLAFRLRKA, encoded by the coding sequence ATGACAGCGCCGACGTACCGCCAGGTGCCCGCACAGGTCGACCTGCCCGCTCTTGAGCACGCCGTGCTCGACTTCTGGCGCGAGCAGAAGATCTTCGCCAAGAGCCTGGAGCAGTCCGAGGGCCGCCCGGAGTGGGTGTTCTACGAGGGCCCGCCCACCGCGAACGGCATGCCCGGCGCCCACCACATCGAGGCGCGCGTCTTCAAGGACGTCTTCCCCCGCTTCCGCACCATGCGCGGCTACCACGTGGCCCGCAAGGCCGGCTGGGACTGCCACGGCCTGCCCGTGGAGCTGGCGGTCGAGAAGGAGCTGGGCTTCTCCGGCAAGCAGGACATCGAGGCGTACGGCATCGCCGAGTTCAACGCCAAGTGCCGCGAGTCGGTGACCCGGCACACCGATGCCTTCGCCGAGCTGACGACCCGCATGGGCTACTGGGTCGACCTGGACGACGCCTACCGCACCATGGACCCCGAGTACGTGGAGTCGGTCTGGTGGTCGCTGAAGGAGATCTTCGGCAAGGGCCTGCTGGTCCAGGACCACCGCGTCGCCCCCTGGTGCCCGCGCTGCGGCACCGGCCTGTCCGACCACGAGCTGGCGCAGGGCTACGAGACGGTCGTCGACCCGTCCGTGTACGTCCGTTTCCCGCTCACCTCCGGTCCGCTCGCCGGCGAGGCCGCGCTCCTGGTGTGGACGACGACCCCCTGGACCCTGGTGTCCAACACGGCGGTCGCCACGCACCCGGAGGTCACCTACGTCGTCGCGACCGACGGCGAGGAGAAGCTCGTCGTCGCCGAACAGCTCGTCGCCAAGGCTCTCGGTGAGGGCTGGGAGCCCACGGGCCAGACCTTCACCGGCGCCGAGATGGAGCGCTGGACATATCAACGTCCGTTCGAGCTGGTCGAGTTCCCGGAGCCGGCGCACTACGTGGTCAACGCCGACTACGTCACCACCGAGGACGGTACGGGTCTGGTGCACCAGTCCCCCGCCTTCGGTGAGGACGACCTCAAGGTCTGCCGCTCCTACGGCCTGCCGGTCGTGAACCCGGTCCGCCCGGACGGCACCTTCGAGGAGGGCGTGCCGCTGGTCGGCGGCGTCTTCTTCAAGAAGGCGGACGAACAGCTCACCGAGGACCTGTTGCAGCGCGGCCTCCTCTTCAAGCACCTGCCGTACGAGCACAGCTACCCGCACTGCTGGCGCTGCCACACCGCGCTGCTCTACTACGCACAGCCTTCCTGGTACATCCGCACGACGGCGATCAAGGACCGCCTCGTCCAGGAGAACGAGAAGACCAACTGGTACCCCGAGACGGTCAAGCACGGCCGGTACGGTGACTGGCTGAACAACAACATCGACTGGGCCCTGTCCCGCAACCGCTACTGGGGCACCCCGCTGCCGATCTGGCGCTGCGAGGACGACCACCTCACCTGCGTCGGCTCCCGCGCGGAGCTGACCGAGCTGTCCGGCGCCGACCAGTCGAACCTCGACCCGCACCGCCCGTACATCGACGAGGTCACCTTCGCCTGCCCCCAGGAGGGCTGCGGAAAGACGGCCACGCGCGTGCCCGAGGTCATCGACGCCTGGTACGACTCGGGCTCGATGCCGTTCGCGCAGTGGGGCTACCCGTACAAGAACAAGGAACTGTTCGAGAGCCGGTATCCGGCGCAGTTCATCTCCGAGGCGATCGACCAGACCCGTGGCTGGTTCTACACCCTGATGGCCGTCGGCACCCTCGTCTTCGACAAGTCGTCGTACGAAAACGTCGTCTGCCTGGGCCACATCCTCGCCGAGGACGGCCGCAAGATGTCCAAGCACCTGGGCAACATCCTCCAGCCGATCCCGCTCATGGACGCCAACGGCGCCGACGCGGTGCGCTGGTTCATGGCGGCCGGCGGCTCCCCGTGGGCGGCGCGCCGGGTCGGCCACGGCACCATCCAGGAGGTCGTCCGCAAGACCCTGCTGACGTACTGGAACACGGTCGCCTTCCAGGCGCTGTACGCCCGTACGTCCGCGTGGGCGCCCAGCGCGGCGGACCCGGCCCCGGCCGAGCGCCCGCTGATCGACCGCTGGCTGCTGTCCGAACTGCACGCCCTCACCGACCAGGTGACCCAGGCGCTGGAGGCGTACGACACCCAGCGCGCCGGCAAGCTGCTGTCCGCGTTCGTCGACGACCTGTCCAACTGGTACGTCCGCCGCTCGCGCCGCCGCTTCTGGCAGGGCGACAAGGCCGCGCTGCGCACGCTGCACGAGGTGCTGGAGACGGTCACCACACTGCTGGCGCCGATCGTCCCGTTCATCACCGAGCGGGTCTGGCAGGACCTGATCGTGCCGGTGACCCCGGGTGCGCCGGAGTCCGTGCACCTGGCGGCCTGGCCGGAGGCGGACCTGTCGGCGATCGACCCGGAGCTGTCGAAGCAGATGGTTCTGGTCCGCCGCCTGGTGGAGCTGGGCCGTGCCACGCGCGCGGAGTCCGGAGTCAAGACGCGTCAGCCACTGTCCCGCGCGCTGATCGCCGCGAGCGGCTTCGAGGCGCTGGACCCGGAGCTGCACACGCAGATCACCGAGGAGCTGAACGTCTCTTCGCTGGCGTCGCTGTCCGAGGTCGGCGGGTCCCTGGTGGACACCACCGCCAAGGCCAACTTCCGTGCGCTGGGCAAGCGGTTCGGCAAGCGGGTCCAGGACGTGGCGAAGGCGATCGCCAACGCCGACGCGGCCGCGCTGTCACTGGCGCTGCGCGAGGGCACGGCGTCGGTGGAGGTCGACGGTGAGAAGGTCAGCCTCGCCCCGGACGAGGTGATCATCACCGAGACCCCGCGCGAGGGCTGGTCGGTGGCCTCCGACTCGGGTGCCACCGTCGCCCTGGACCTGGAGATCACCGAGGAGCTGCGGCAGGCGGGCCTGGCCCGTGACGCGATCCGGCTGATCCAGGAGGCACGCAAGAACAGCGGCCTGGATGTGGCCGACCGGATCGCTCTGCGCTGGGTGTCGACCGACCCGGCGGTGGTCGCTGCGCTCAGCGAGCACAGTGAGCTGATCTCTGACGAGGTCCTGGCTACTGACTTCGGACACGGTGAGGCCGACGACAGCTTTGGTGAGCCGTTCACCGATGAGGGGCTGTCTCTCGCGTTCCGGCTGCGGAAGGCGTAA